One Actinomycetota bacterium genomic window, CGGCGTTGGAAGATGACTTCCTCAAATTAAAGGAACTTTTGGCCAAGGGTGTGGAACCCCCTCCGGCTGAACCAGAGCAAATGGGACTATTTTAGCATAATGTACGATACACGATTCAGAGTTAAAATCGCATCCATTCCGGATCGTGTATCTTTTCTTTTTGATGGATTACAATAGCTTCACGAAAACTATCACGAAGGGGTTTCTTCCTTGGTGCACAGCACATTTAAAGTTGTAACCTATTCTCCCGAGGAGACTAAGGAGCTGGCGAGAAGGCTTGCTCCTCTTCTTCGTGCTGGCGATGTTCTAAGTTTAACCGGAGATCTGGGGGCGGGGAAAACCTGTTTTACCCAAGGCCTGGGCGAGGCTTTGGGAATCAAGAGGAGAATCACCAGTCCCACCTTTAATCTGATTAAAGAATATAAAAATACTCTACCTTTATACCATTTTGATCTTTACCGCCTGGATTCACCCCTGGAGATGCTGGACCTCGGATACGAGGAATATTTCTTTGGCGATGGGATAACGGTGATCGAGTGGGGAGATAAGGTAGTCTCTCTCCTTCCATCCAACTATTTAGAAATATCATTTAAACGACTTTTAGATGAGAATGTTAGGGAGCTGCGAATCTTTCCCCATGGTCCTTACTGGGAAAAGGCGACTAAAGAGTGGATAAAAGTGGGGAAGTGAAGGATTGAGCAAGTGAGTCGAACGACGAATGAAAAATTAAGCGTTCGACGTACGACATTTATCATTCGACAATAGGCTTGAATCACGAATCACTGCAGAGGGAGAAGAACATGCTGGTATTAGCCTTTGATACGGCCACGGATGCTTGCACGGTGGCGATAGGAACTGAAGATAAGCTTTATGGGGAGCTCACAATGTATGCCCCGCGTGCGCACATGGAACGGCTCATTCCCATGGTAGACTATCTCCTTAAGCAGGGCGGCTTTTCCATCGATGACCTCCGAGGATTAGCCGTTGGATTGGGACCGGGCTCCTTTACGGGGGTCAGGATTGGGGTCACCACGGCCAAGATTCTCGCTCAGGCATTAAACCTACCCCTTGTGGGTATCTCAACATTGGACTGTTTAGCCCACCCCTTTACCTTTGGGGAGGAGCTGGTTTGCGCCGTTTTGGATGCCAAGCGGGGGGAAGTTTACAGCGCAATTTATAGGTGTTTGGGTGGCAAGTTTGATCTCATTACTCCCTATCAAGTTATGCCTCCACGGGATTTATGTTCGAAATTGAAAGGATATAAGCAAAGAGTAATCTTGGTGGGAGATGCACTATATCCCTACGGAGACCTGCTCAAAAATTCCTTAGGTTCCTCAGTGGATTTTGCCCCATCGTGGCTTTGGTTCCCCAGGGCGTCGAATCTCATTGCTCTTGCCATGGATAAGCTTCTTGCGGGAGAAGGTAAAGAGATTTTCCACGTAGTTCCCATTTATGTTCGTTTATCGGAAGCTGAGGAGAAGATGGGACGGGCGGCAGGGAAGGAAAGTTTTTCCCATGAAAACCATTGAAATCTCCAGAATGACTTATATCGATCTTCAAAGCGTATGTGAGATTGAAAGGACTGTGTTTCCCAGACCGTGGACTCGATCCATGTTTGAGCATGACCTTGCTCGACCGGGTTACACTTTTTATATTGTGGCAAGGATTCTGAGTCCATCTACCGATACCTGCACCCCCTCCAGCCGAGTGGGGCGAGGCGTCCTGAAGCACTGGCGGACAGGCCCGCCCACCCGACGGGCGAAGAAGATAGTGGGATACGGCGGGATGATACGCGTCGGAGATGAGGGACGTATTTCAACACTTGCGGTGGATCCAGCCTATCAGAATCGCGGCATAGCGAAAGCTTTGATGCTCACCATGGCCAAATGGGCCCTAAAGAGTGGGATTCAATGGTTGACCCTGGAGGTAAGGAGGTCGAATCTTGTCGCTCAAAATCTTTATAAAAAATTCGGTTTTTATAAGGTAGCGATAAGAAAGGGTTATTACTCGGATAACAATGAGGATGCAATAGTCATGTGGACGGGAGATATTACTTCTCCTAACTATAAAAAGCTCCTGGAAAAGATGGGGCGAAGCCTGAGTATTAGCGTAATTGAGAGAATTGAAAGTTAGTTGGAGTAACTGATCTAAG contains:
- the tsaE gene encoding tRNA (adenosine(37)-N6)-threonylcarbamoyltransferase complex ATPase subunit type 1 TsaE, with product MHSTFKVVTYSPEETKELARRLAPLLRAGDVLSLTGDLGAGKTCFTQGLGEALGIKRRITSPTFNLIKEYKNTLPLYHFDLYRLDSPLEMLDLGYEEYFFGDGITVIEWGDKVVSLLPSNYLEISFKRLLDENVRELRIFPHGPYWEKATKEWIKVGK
- the tsaB gene encoding tRNA (adenosine(37)-N6)-threonylcarbamoyltransferase complex dimerization subunit type 1 TsaB encodes the protein MLVLAFDTATDACTVAIGTEDKLYGELTMYAPRAHMERLIPMVDYLLKQGGFSIDDLRGLAVGLGPGSFTGVRIGVTTAKILAQALNLPLVGISTLDCLAHPFTFGEELVCAVLDAKRGEVYSAIYRCLGGKFDLITPYQVMPPRDLCSKLKGYKQRVILVGDALYPYGDLLKNSLGSSVDFAPSWLWFPRASNLIALAMDKLLAGEGKEIFHVVPIYVRLSEAEEKMGRAAGKESFSHENH
- the rimI gene encoding ribosomal protein S18-alanine N-acetyltransferase, which gives rise to MKTIEISRMTYIDLQSVCEIERTVFPRPWTRSMFEHDLARPGYTFYIVARILSPSTDTCTPSSRVGRGVLKHWRTGPPTRRAKKIVGYGGMIRVGDEGRISTLAVDPAYQNRGIAKALMLTMAKWALKSGIQWLTLEVRRSNLVAQNLYKKFGFYKVAIRKGYYSDNNEDAIVMWTGDITSPNYKKLLEKMGRSLSISVIERIES